In Mercenaria mercenaria strain notata chromosome 14, MADL_Memer_1, whole genome shotgun sequence, the following are encoded in one genomic region:
- the LOC123528218 gene encoding superoxide dismutase [Cu-Zn]-like, with protein sequence MSEFKSLCIKLGILILSCVFQACYIDAQGCTGRRVEAVCNLRPDPTGPNSPITGTVRFTQTMTCYHAHRLHLVRVQGEITGLPQSESIQKHGFHVHANGDLRDGCRSMGSHYNPLNTVHGRPADVQSRRHVGDLGNVIADRWGNVTIDFIAPYPVSLYGDMSIIGRGIVLHEGEDDLGRGGNPGSIASGNAGARIACCIIERV encoded by the exons ATGAGTGAATTCAAAAGTTTATGCATCAAATTGGGGATTTTGATTTTGTCGTGCGTTTTTCAAGCGTGTTATATAGATGCACAAGGGTGCACTGGAAGGAGAG TTGAAGCCGTTTGCAACCTTCGGCCCGACCCGACTGGACCAAATAGCCCGATCACCGGCACAGTGAGATTCACGCAAACAATG ACATGCTACCATGCACACAGATTACATCTTGTAAGGGTCCAAGGGGAGATCACCGGTTTACCGCAAAGTGAAAGTATCCAAAAGCACGGTTTTCACGTACACGCAAATGGGGACCTACGCGATGGGTGTCGGTCCATGGGGTCGCACTATAATCCTTTGAACACAGTTCACGGCCGTCCTGCAGACGTACAAAG CCGCCGGCATGTAGGAGACCTCGGCAATGTCATCGCAGACCGTTGGGGAAATGTGACTATTGATTTCATAGCCCCTTATCCAGTATCCTTATATGGCGATATGTCTATAATCGGCCGAGGAATTGTG CTCCATGAGGGCGAAGACGACCTTGGACGCGGAGGAAATCCTGGCAGCATTGCGTCTGGCAACGCTGGGGCCCGTATAGCATGCTGTATTATTGAAAGAGTTTGA